The following are encoded together in the Triticum dicoccoides isolate Atlit2015 ecotype Zavitan chromosome 6B, WEW_v2.0, whole genome shotgun sequence genome:
- the LOC119326290 gene encoding probable LRR receptor-like serine/threonine-protein kinase At1g51810 yields MVINFICWPSTKLAWMLALLLNLVMMIQVHGQPPSSGFISIDCGLRNSSSYNDSATGLRFDPDGGFVEGGMTKQMSQEFMANATNEQQKTLRSFPDGSRNCYTLPSTIGKKYLLRATFTYGNYDGLNKSLDGSLFLFGLHIGVNFWEAVNLTNFTPSTMVWKEVLTVAPSNSVSVCLVNFGSGIPFISALELRPLEDTMYPFFNTSVSIGLYSRFRLGNVTDFITRYPTDNYDRIWQNHATEYPWIDINTTNKVETLPGNNFFNIPSVIMQNALTLGMNNFGVINYSTAHPNIDTKSLQLLPIFHFAEINGSNPNRRFDIYSAGELLFSGFSPSRFQVDSLYQNGRFLHNPNATFHLKMTGTSTLPPLINAQEVYFLVRMDNLTTDPKDVNYMKEVKNHYNLTRINWNGDPCSPREYSWEGLTCDYSKSNQNPRIVSVNLSASGLKGGLDVSFMNMVSLENLDLSHNNLTGAIPDYQLKSLKIINLSNNQLVGPIPDSILRRFQAGLLDLRLEGNPVCSKFKDTYCSNNKKNTIQTMVIAVTVPVVLVSLLVLMCIIRKLCWKGKSDHEDYAMYEEETSLHVDLRRFTYVDLKIITNDFQSIIGKGGFGIVYHGKMENGDEVAVKVLMETSIADSTDFLPEVETLSKVHHKNLVTLKGYCQNKKCLALIYDFMSRGNLQQLIRGGDDYSLNWEQRLHIALDAAQGLEYLHESCTPTIVHRDVKTPNILLDKNLVGIISDFGLSRAFNDAHTHISTVAAGTLGYLDPEYHATFQLTVKTDVYSFGIVLLEIITGQPPVLMEPQTFHLPNWVRHKIAMGNIHDIVDKRLLDQYDVSSLQSVVDLAMNCVENASINRPTMTEVVSRLKELLPVVARGKFSGSASTSSMNPMDAEIQRQFQLTISGVGNEENSFRSGHTGGMSELIPLSGR; encoded by the exons ATGGTGATCAATTTCATTTGCTGGCCAAGTACCAAACTGGCATGGATGTTGGCGCTGCTGCTCAACCTGGTCATGATGATTCAAGTCCACGGCCAGCCTCCTTCTTCTG GGTTCATAAGCATCGACTGTGGTTTGAGAAACAGCAGTTCCTACAACGATAGCGCCACCGGGCTACGATTCGATCCTGACGGTGGATTTGTCGAGGGTGGCATGACAAAACAGATGTCTCAAGAGTTTATGGCTAATGCCACAAATGAGCAACAAAAAACCCTGAGGAGCTTCCCTGACGGCTCAAGGAATTGCTATACACTGCCATCCACCATCGGTAAGAAGTATCTATTGAGAGCCACATTTACTTATGGCAACTATGATGGGTTGAACAAGAGCCTGGACGGATCCCTCTTTCTGTTTGGGCTCCATATCGGCGTTAATTTCTGGGAGGCGGTGAACCTGACAAACTTCACACCATCGACTATGGTATGGAAGGAGGTGCTCACCGTTGCTCCGAGCAACTCCGTCTCCGTCTGCTTGGTAAACTTCGGTTCAGGGATTCCCTTCATATCCGCGTTGGAGCTAAGACCACTCGAAGATACGATGTACCCTTTTTTCAATACTTCTGTTTCAATCGGCCTTTATAGTCGATTCAGATTGGGCAACGTCACCGACTTTATCACAAG ATATCCAACGGATAACTATGACCGCATCTGGCAAAATCACGCCACGGAGTACCCCTGGATTGACATCAACACTACCAATAAAGTGGAGACCCTCCCTGGTAACAACTTCTTCAATATACCATCGGTCATCATGCAGAATGCCTTGACCTTAGGCATGAACAACTTCGGGGTGATTAACTACTCGACGGCACATCCCAACATAGACACTAAGAGCCTGCAGCTTCTCCCAATCTTTCACTTTGCTGAGATCAATGGGAGCAACCCGAACAGGAGGTTCGACATCTACAGCGCCGGCGAATTGCTCTTCTCAGGCTTCTCCCCTTCACGATTCCAGGTGGACAGCCTGTACCAGAACGGCCGGTTCCTGCACAACCCAAATGCAACCTTTCACCTGAAGATGACGGGCACCTCGACACTCCCACCGTTGATCAATGCGCAAGAGGTGTACTTCCTCGTTCGGATGGATAACCTCACTACTGACCCGAAAGATG TCAATTACATGAAAGAAGTCAAGAACCACTACAATTTGACACGAATAAACTGGAATGGAGATCCGTGCTCCCCAAGAGAATATTCCTGGGAAGGTTTGACTTGCGACTACTCAAAGAGCAACCAGAATCCTAGGATTGTTTCAGT AAACCTCTCTGCGAGTGGATTGAAAGGTGGATTAGACGTATCATTCATGAACATGGTATCACTAGAAAACCT GGATTTATCACACAACAATTTGACGGGAGCTATTCCAGACTATCAACTAAAGTCACTCAAAATTAT CAACTTGTCAAACAACCAGCTCGTTGGGCCAATCCCCGATTCTATTCTTCGGAGATTTCAGGCTGGTTTGCTTGATTTAAG ATTGGAAGGCAACCCCGTATGCTCAAAATTCAAAGATACATACTGCTCAAATAATAAGAAGAACACCATACAAACAATGGTTATCGCAGTGACGGTTCCCGTGGTATTGGTATCCCTCCTAGTATTGATGTGCATAATCCGGAAGTTATGCTGGAAAG GTAAGTCAGACCATGAGGATTATGCCATGTATGAAGAGGAAACTTCCCTACATGTTGACCTCAGACGATTCACGTACGTAGACCTCAAGATCATAACAAATGACTTTCAATCAATCATTGGAAAAGGAGGTTTTGGTATTGTTTATCATGGCAAAATGGAAAATGGTGATGAAGTAGCCGTTAAGGTGCTAATGGAAACATCAATAGCGGACTCAACAGACTTCCTACCTGAG GTCGAAACCTTATCCAAAGTTCATCACAAGAATCTTGTGACTTTGAAAGGATATTGCCAAAACAAGAAGTGCCTTGCGCTCATTTATGACTTCATGTCGAGAGGGAATCTTCAACAGCTCATAAGAGGAG GAGATGACTATAGCTTGAATTGGGAACAACGACTTCATATTGCACTTGATGCTGCACAAG GGCTGGAGTATCTACACGAGTCATGCACCCCAACAATAGTTCACAGAGATGTAAAGACCCCCAACATCCTTCTAGACAAGAATCTGGTGGGGATAATATCTGATTTTGGGCTTTCCCGGGCTTTTAACGATGCTCACACGCACATATCTACTGTTGCTGCTGGCACCCTTGGCTACCTCGACCCtgagtaccatgcaactttccaactcACAGTCAAGACAGATGTTTATAGCTTCGGCATCGTGCTTTTGGAGATCATCACTGGACAGCCACCAGTATTGATGGAGCCTCAAACCTTCCATCTACCAAACTGGGTACGCCATAAGATTGCCATGGGCAATATTCATGACATCGTGGACAAGAGATTGTTGGATCAATATGATGTTAGTTCACTCCAGAGTGTGGTAGACCTTGCTATGAACTGCGTCGAAAACGCATCCATCAACAGACCGACCATGACCGAGGTTGTTTCAAGGCTCAAAGAGTTGTTGCCAGTAGTTGCAAGAGGAAAGTTTTCTGGTTCTGCTTCAACTAGTAGTATGAACCCCATGGATGCTGAAATTCAAAGGCAATTTCAGTTGACGATTTCTGGAGTAGGCAACGAGGAGAACTCCTTCCGGTCTGGTCATACCGGTGGGATGTCCGAATTAATCCCTTTATCTGGACGGTAA
- the LOC119324987 gene encoding leucoanthocyanidin dioxygenase 2-like, whose translation MARVEALSMSGATAIPAEYVRPQEERQGLGDAYDEAAASWSAAGSPRIPVVDVAAFDAADPASPASRAVVDAVRAAAEEWGVMHVAGHGIPEDLIDALRGAGTGFFRMPIEDKEAYANDPAAGRLEGYGSRLAGSAGEDGKREWEDYLFHMLHPDARADHARWPAHPPEYVPVTKAFGEHVSALSSRLLAILSLGLGVPADTLERRLRLTSAQVEDDLLLKLKINYYPRCPQPELAVGVEAHTDVSALSFILTNGVPGLQVLRPGHDNWVTARDEPGTLVVHVGDALEILSNGHYTSVLHRGLVNRQAVRVSWVVFAEPPPDSVLLRPLPELLVDGAETPRFEPRTFRQHLERKVLKKTNDQQEDEEVKKLPVAAQEEEKEDATKTPVTAKEEEKEEAMKPPVAGEEEHNKDLKKKEQSEEEETKMAPVAANLVQVN comes from the coding sequence ATGGCGCGCGTGGAGGCGCTGAGCATGAGCGGCGCCACGGCGATCCCGGCGGAGTACGTGCGGCCGCAGGAGGAGcgccagggcctgggcgacgcctacgACGAGGCGGCCGCCAGCTGGTCCGCGGCGGGCTCCCCACGGATCCCCGTCGTCGACGTGGCTGCCTTTGACGCCGCCGACCCGGCCTCGCCCGCCAGCCGCGCCGTCGTCGACGCCGTGCGCGCGGCAGCAGAGGAATGGGGCGTCATGCACGTGGCCGGGCACGGCATCCCGGAGGACCTCATCGATGCACTGCGCGGCGCAGGCACCGGGTTCTTCCGCATGCCGATCGAGGACAAGGAGGCCTACGCCAACGACCCGGCCGCCGGGCGGCTCGAGGGGTACGGCAGCCGGCTCGCCGGGTCCGCCGGCGAGGACGGGAAGAGGGAGTGGGAGGACTATTTGTTCCACATGCTCCACCCCGACGCCCGCGCCGACCACGCGCGCTGGCCGGCGCACCCGCCCGAGTACGTGCCCGTCACCAAGGCCTTCGGGGAGCACGTGAGCGCGCTCTCGTCCCGGCTcctcgccatcctctccctcgggcTCGGCGTCCCGGCCGACACCCTCGAGCGCCGCCTCCGCCTCACCTCCGCCCAGGTGGAGGATGACCTGCTGCTGAAGCTCAAGATCAACTACTACCCGCGGTGCCCGCAGCCGGAGCTGGCGGTGGGCGTGGAGGCGCACACCGACGTCTCCGCGCTCTCCTTCATCCTCACCAACGGCGTCCCCGGCCTGCAGGTGCTCCGCCCCGGCCATGATAACTGGGTCACCGCGCGCGACGAGCCGGGCACGCTCGTGGTCCACGTCGGCGACGCGCTCGAGATCCTCAGCAACGGGCACTACACCAGCGTGCTCCACCGCGGGCTCGTCAACCGGCAGGCCGTGCGCGTCTCCTGGGTCGTCTTCGCCGAGCCGCCGCCCGACTCCGTGCTGCTGCGCCCGCTGCCGGAGCTCCTTGTGGACGGCGCCGAGACGCCGCGCTTCGAGCCGCGCACCTTCAGGCAGCACCTTGAGCGCAAGGTCCTCAAGAAGACCAATGATCAACAGGAGGATGAGGAGGTTAAGAAGCTGCCGGTCGCCGCtcaagaggaggagaaggaagacgCCACGAAGACGCCGGTCACCGCtaaagaggaggagaaggaggaggcaatGAAGCCgccggtcgccggcgaggaggagcaCAATAAGGACCTCAAGAAGAAGGAGCAGAGTGAAGAGGAGGAGACCAAGATGGCGCCGGTGGCAGCCAACCTAGTGCAAGTTAATTAA
- the LOC119322383 gene encoding uncharacterized protein LOC119322383: MRKRDLGILLLAAFAVFFSLQHEGDFSFREAWYHLSDDGFPIKHDADRLPPPLVADLNGDGRREVLLPTHDAKIQVLHLPAHASLATTTLDGFHEARVMAEISLLPANVRVAAGRRPVAMAVGAVDRSYKHGDVRKQVLVVVTSGWAVMCFDHNLKKLWETSLGDDFPHAAHHREVAVSVTNYTLKHGDAGLVIVGGRMEMQHHSADLFDDFMTSEHGREEHRRSASEKQASEAGNVDVRHFALYAFSGRTGALRWSRKNENIQAQPSDASAMIPQHNYKLDVHALNSRHPGEYECRQFRESILGVMPHHWDRREDTFLQLAHFRKHKRKELKKTQGKNVVNNVHKPVEHNPLGKDDTNRISKVIGKAADLAGSAKGKKSLHTVYIPTITNYTQVWWVPNVVVAHEKEGIEAIHLASGRTLCKLHLTEGGLHADINGDGVLDHIQVVGGNGAEQTVVSGSMEVLKPCWAVATSGVPVREQLFNVSICHYNHLNLFHHGDFSRSFGRSFDPSGLEVATPVLLERDDGHKHRRGSHGDIIFLTSRGEVTSYTPGLLGHDAMWRWQLSTGATWSNLPSPSGMMENVVVPTLKTFSLRAYDPKQVIIAGGDQEAVVISPDGSLLTSIDLPAPPTHALILEDFSGDGLTDVILVTSGGVYGFVQTRQPGALFFSTLVGFLIVVIGVIFVSLHLNSSNGGKPRSTGQR, from the exons ATGCGGAAGCGCGACCTGggcatcctcctcctcgccgccttcgccgtcttcttctcgctccag CACGAGGGCGACTTCTCGTTCCGGGAGGCGTGGTACCACCTCTCGGACGACGGGTTCCCCATCAAGCACGACGCggaccgcctcccgccgccgctcgtcgccgacCTCAACGGCGACGGCCGCCGCGAGGTGCTCCTCCCCACCCACGACGCCAAGATCCAGGTCCTCCACCTCCCGGCCCACGCCAGTCTCGCCACCACCACCCTCGACGGCTTCCACGAGGCGCGCGTCATGGCCGAGATCTCCCTGCTGCCCGCCAACGTGCgcgtcgccgccggccgccgccccgtcgccatgGCCGTCGGCGCCGTCGACCGCTCCTACAAGCACGGCGACGTCCGGAAGCAGGTGCTCGTCGTCGTCACCTCCGGCTGGGCCGTCATGTGCTTCGACCACAACCTCAAGAAGCTCTGGGAGACGAGCCTCGGGGACGACTTCCCGCACGCCGCGCACCACCGCGAGGTCGCCGTCTCCGTCACCAACTACACGCTCAAGCACGGCGACGCCGGGCTCGTCATCGTCGGAGGGAGGATGGAGATGCAGCACCAT TCCGCAGATCTCTTCGATGACTTCATGACTTCCGAACACGGCAGGGAGGAGCACCGCAGAAGTGCCAGCGAGAAACAG GCTTCGGAGGCTGGCAACGTAGACGTGCGTCATTTTGCGCTTTACGCCTTCTCTGGCCGCACCGGCGCGTTAAGGTGGAGCCGGAAGAATGAG AACATCCAGGCACAGCCATCAGATGCTTCCGCGATGATACCACAGCATAATTACAAGCTTGATGTTCACGCCCTTAATAGCCGTCATCCTGGGGAG TATGAATGCCGGCAATTCAGAGAATCAATTCTTGGCGTCATGCCTCACCATTGG GATAGGAGAGAGGATACTTTCCTGCAACTTGCACATTTTAGGAAGCATAAAAGGAAAGAATTAAAGAAAACACAAGGAAAAAACGTTGTTAATAACGTGCACAAGCCTGTCGAACACAATCCACTCGGAAAGGATGATACTAACAGAATATCCAAAGTGATCGGGAAAGCTGCAGATCTGGCTGGCTCAGCTAAAGGCAAAAAG TCTCTTCACACAGTTTATATTCCTACAATCACTAATTATACTCAAGTTTGGTGGGTTCCCAATGTTGTTGTTGCACATGAAAAGGAAGGGATAGAGGCTATTCATCTAGCTTCTGGACGTACGCTTTGCAAG CTTCATTTGACAGAAGGAGGCCTTCATGCAGATATTAATGGAGATGGAGTTCTAGATCATATTCAG GTTGTCGGTGGAAATGGTGCTGAGCAAACTGTTGTTAGCGGGTCCATGGAGGTGCTGAAACCCTGTTGGGCAGTTGCTACATCCGGTGTACCGGTGCGGGAGCAACTTTTCAATGTTTCTATCTGCCATTACAACCATCTCAACCTGTTCCATCATGGTGACTTCTCAAGAAGTTTTGGGAGGTCATTTGATCCATCTGGCTTAGAGGTGGCAACCCCAGTTCTGCTCGAGAGGGATGATGGTCATAAACACAGAAGAGGAAGCCATGGCGATATCATCTTTCTAACAAGCAGGGGAGAG GTGACCTCGTACACCCCAGGCCTACTTGGTCACGACGCGATGTGGAGATGGCAGCTATCGACGGGCGCAACATGGTCCAACCTTCCATCTCCATCAGGGATGATGGAGAACGTCGTGGTTCCTACTCTCAAGACCTTCTCTCTGCGAGCCTACGACCCAAAGCAGGTGATCATTGCGGGTGGAGACCAGGAGGCCGTGGTGATTTCTCCTGATGGTAGCCTACTGACGTCCATCGACCTCCCCGCGCCTCCGACCCACGCGCTGATCCTCGAGGATTTCTCCGGCGACGGTCTGACCGATGTGATCCTGGTGACGTCCGGGGGAGTGTACGGGTTTGTGCAGACGAGGCAGCCGGGGGCCCTCTTCTTCAGCACGCTCGTCGGCTTCTTGATTGTCGTGATCGGGGTGATCTTTGTCTCTCTGCACCTCAACTCGTCGAACGGTGGTAAGCCGAGGTCGACCGGCCAAAGATGA